A genomic window from Sulfurospirillum multivorans DSM 12446 includes:
- a CDS encoding molybdopterin oxidoreductase family protein: MEHVEVIDSVCTYCGVGCDIAANVKDNKIQSIFAHPEGVVSEGNLCVKGKYGFEFVDAPDRLRIPRIRKSFLAQNPVIYEAISLHVNDLDETWVETTLDAATTAAAMKLQEIQAKYGRTSVCSIGGARTSCESSYLLQKFTRHTLNSPHVDNCARICHSPSLKGMRTTIGEGAATNPYNDIYNAEFMIVFGSNTTEAHPIISNRIVDMASKHDNLAVFDVREITLHRFAKYKGIIPHEANLLVLNMMAYVIITEELYNEHFLSDRTKGFEAFKTKILNDPYANPKYFESIEGYESLSKLIPKVAREYALKRSMIFWGLGITEHIDGSYAVMAITHLALMTGNIGKQGAGLMPLRGQNNVQGACDMGMLPYYDPDYQTPKEIGLMTPQLVDEMLEGRMKAIINMGEDLTHVHPNSNKVNHALDNVEFIMVQELFMTEIANRADIVIGVKSAYEKTGVYVNAMRRLHLSQPLVKSDLPDDWEVIKLLGNKMGGSYAYEDSKQIWDEVREVAYRRFSGASYNRLERHRVRGLQWPVHTEDTPILHQLDFRTEDGYGEFHYHPYQLRGMVQEIQEKRLTGYHLTTGRTLAQYNNASQTSRCEKLNKRYDETILLVHEEDAADFTSEKVILKTEFGQSAPLTVKFTDKVKQKTLFCTFHHAKSKINNLFGDRCDELILTAAFKSIKVEIVNALD; this comes from the coding sequence ATGGAACACGTTGAAGTCATAGACAGCGTCTGTACCTATTGTGGTGTGGGGTGCGACATCGCCGCCAATGTCAAAGATAATAAAATCCAAAGCATTTTCGCCCATCCTGAAGGTGTGGTCTCAGAGGGAAATCTGTGTGTCAAAGGCAAATATGGCTTTGAGTTTGTGGATGCTCCTGATCGTCTCAGAATCCCACGTATTCGTAAAAGCTTTTTGGCTCAAAACCCTGTAATTTACGAAGCGATTTCTTTACATGTAAACGATTTGGATGAGACGTGGGTTGAGACAACACTCGATGCTGCAACCACCGCGGCGGCGATGAAGCTTCAAGAGATTCAAGCAAAGTATGGACGAACAAGTGTCTGCTCCATCGGAGGAGCACGAACCTCGTGTGAAAGTTCGTACCTACTTCAAAAATTTACCCGTCATACGCTGAACTCTCCCCATGTCGATAACTGCGCGCGCATTTGTCACTCTCCAAGCCTTAAAGGCATGCGCACGACCATCGGCGAGGGTGCGGCGACCAATCCTTACAATGACATCTACAACGCCGAATTTATGATCGTTTTTGGCTCCAACACCACCGAAGCGCATCCGATTATCTCCAACCGCATCGTCGATATGGCAAGCAAACACGATAATCTAGCCGTGTTTGATGTGCGAGAAATTACCTTGCACCGCTTTGCCAAATACAAAGGCATCATCCCTCACGAAGCCAATTTGCTTGTTTTGAATATGATGGCGTACGTCATTATCACCGAAGAGCTTTACAATGAGCATTTTCTCTCAGATCGCACCAAAGGTTTTGAAGCGTTTAAAACAAAAATACTCAATGATCCGTATGCTAATCCAAAGTATTTTGAAAGCATTGAAGGCTATGAAAGCCTAAGTAAACTCATCCCCAAAGTGGCGCGTGAATACGCACTTAAACGATCGATGATCTTTTGGGGATTGGGCATTACAGAACACATCGATGGTTCGTACGCTGTTATGGCGATAACGCATTTAGCGCTTATGACAGGTAACATTGGAAAACAAGGTGCAGGGCTTATGCCGCTTCGTGGGCAAAACAACGTCCAAGGTGCGTGTGATATGGGTATGCTGCCTTACTACGACCCCGATTATCAAACACCTAAAGAGATAGGGTTGATGACGCCACAGTTGGTCGATGAGATGCTAGAGGGTCGCATGAAAGCAATCATCAATATGGGAGAAGACCTCACCCACGTTCACCCCAACAGTAACAAAGTCAATCATGCGCTTGATAATGTAGAATTCATTATGGTGCAAGAGCTTTTTATGACAGAAATCGCTAATCGAGCGGATATTGTCATCGGCGTGAAATCTGCCTATGAAAAAACAGGTGTTTACGTCAACGCCATGCGCCGTCTTCACCTTTCGCAACCGCTTGTAAAGTCTGACTTGCCCGATGACTGGGAAGTGATCAAACTGCTGGGTAACAAAATGGGCGGAAGCTACGCGTATGAAGACTCCAAACAGATTTGGGATGAAGTACGCGAAGTGGCTTACCGACGTTTTTCGGGTGCAAGCTACAACAGACTAGAGCGCCACCGCGTGCGTGGACTACAATGGCCCGTACACACCGAGGATACACCGATCTTGCATCAACTAGACTTTAGAACCGAAGATGGTTATGGTGAGTTTCACTACCATCCCTATCAGCTTCGTGGAATGGTGCAAGAGATACAGGAGAAAAGACTCACAGGCTATCATCTTACCACTGGAAGAACCTTAGCTCAGTACAACAACGCTTCGCAAACCAGTCGTTGTGAAAAGCTCAATAAACGCTACGATGAAACGATTTTGTTAGTGCATGAAGAGGACGCGGCAGATTTTACCAGTGAAAAAGTCATACTCAAAACCGAGTTTGGGCAAAGTGCGCCACTTACGGTTAAATTTACCGACAAAGTAAAGCAAAAAACGCTTTTTTGCACCTTTCATCACGCCAAATCAAAAATCAATAATCTGTTTGGCGACAGATGTGATGAACTCATTTTAACGGCAGCCTTTAAGTCGATCAAAGTGGAAATTGTAAACGCGTTAGATTAA
- a CDS encoding YqiA/YcfP family alpha/beta fold hydrolase, producing the protein MILYIHGFGSSGEASKAKLLRAYCHEKGIAFIAPSLPTIPDLAIKTLSELIESYQEPVYLMGSSLGGYYALYLSDKYNLKAVLINPAVNASETLERAIGHGVNYYDNSTYEWNASHLEMLESYEIEEPNLENLLLLLQKGDEVLDYEEALDFLEGAKMVVEEGGNHSFEGLDRHFETIQRFFGVALKL; encoded by the coding sequence ATGATACTTTACATTCACGGATTTGGCTCCAGTGGCGAGGCGAGTAAAGCGAAATTGCTTCGTGCCTATTGCCACGAAAAAGGCATTGCTTTCATTGCGCCATCTTTGCCTACGATTCCCGATCTTGCGATTAAAACACTCAGTGAACTGATCGAATCGTATCAAGAGCCAGTGTATCTTATGGGCTCATCGCTTGGTGGGTATTACGCGCTTTATCTCAGCGATAAGTACAACCTTAAAGCCGTGCTTATCAATCCTGCGGTGAATGCGTCCGAGACGCTTGAGCGCGCCATTGGGCATGGGGTGAATTACTACGATAACAGCACGTACGAATGGAACGCATCGCATTTGGAGATGCTTGAGAGTTATGAGATTGAAGAGCCCAATCTTGAAAATCTTTTACTGCTTTTGCAAAAAGGCGATGAGGTGTTAGATTATGAAGAGGCGCTTGATTTTTTAGAGGGAGCGAAGATGGTCGTGGAAGAGGGTGGCAATCACAGCTTTGAAGGGCTGGATCGCCATTTTGAGACTATTCAACGCTTTTTCGGCGTCGCTTTAAAATTGTAA
- a CDS encoding MarC family protein, whose protein sequence is MAEFFNLLLQHTITMMAIVDPLGVSAIMLSLLPQSTTKEHIDKIAWKATMTIIVAFFVVLLTGNFLLNLFGIEIDSLKVMGGIILLLTAIKMVQGSMESKNQTEEEREEAIKNDEFSVIPLGVPITFGPGIFATIIILRGHSEGIASIAALIIAYLIVALSVYLAFKNSIYIRHYLGITGQKIVSRLMGLIVGAIAVQFIVGGVSVLAKHYM, encoded by the coding sequence ATGGCTGAATTTTTTAATTTATTGCTACAACATACCATCACAATGATGGCGATTGTTGATCCTTTAGGCGTGAGTGCGATTATGCTCTCGCTTCTGCCTCAAAGTACCACCAAAGAGCATATCGATAAAATTGCATGGAAAGCTACGATGACAATCATCGTAGCTTTCTTTGTTGTCCTTTTAACAGGTAATTTTTTGCTCAATCTTTTTGGCATTGAAATCGATTCACTGAAAGTGATGGGCGGTATTATCTTACTTTTAACTGCGATTAAAATGGTACAAGGCTCAATGGAGTCGAAAAATCAAACCGAGGAAGAACGCGAAGAGGCGATCAAAAATGATGAATTCTCCGTCATTCCTCTAGGTGTGCCGATTACCTTTGGTCCTGGTATTTTTGCAACGATCATTATTTTGCGTGGGCACAGCGAAGGCATTGCTTCGATTGCAGCACTGATTATTGCCTATCTCATTGTCGCACTGAGCGTTTATCTTGCGTTTAAAAACAGCATTTACATTCGTCATTACCTTGGCATTACGGGGCAAAAGATCGTGAGTCGTTTGATGGGACTTATTGTCGGAGCGATTGCAGTGCAGTTTATTGTGGGTGGTGTGAGTGTGCTGGCGAAACATTACATGTAA
- a CDS encoding addiction module antidote protein encodes MQKLTDFDMSEYLDNQEAIMEYLSQVLERGDQDEFLRALGYLVKVKGMTQISKETGLDIESLDKTFQKGADPEFSTIVSVMNAMGFTLQIK; translated from the coding sequence ATGCAAAAATTAACAGATTTTGATATGTCAGAATATCTTGATAACCAAGAAGCAATAATGGAATATTTATCTCAAGTCCTTGAAAGAGGAGATCAAGATGAATTTTTACGAGCATTAGGATATCTTGTAAAAGTAAAAGGCATGACACAAATTTCAAAAGAAACTGGCCTTGATATAGAAAGTCTTGATAAAACTTTTCAGAAGGGTGCTGATCCAGAATTCAGCACTATTGTTAGCGTCATGAATGCAATGGGATTTACTCTACAAATCAAATAA
- a CDS encoding ABC transporter substrate-binding protein has product MRMKPQVRFIIFCVKCMVGISLLSTYASAFNGEPTKVTLQLSWFHQFQFAGYYIAKEKGYYKEAGLDVEILPFQFGANSVHDVVAQKTDFAIGRETLIVERALNQKIVALYALFQTSPLIFITKESSAINSLHHFAGKRLMATLNDSSEVSLKAMLNSYHLKPQDYAFIEHSHTINDLIDGKVDIMSAYLSKAPFDLKEKGISYTIFHPKEYGFDMYSDFLYTNEALIKKNPKLVEAFKQASLKGWQYAYAHIEESAELILEKYNTQNLSKEALIYEGEELKKLSYYKTETLGKMDKNKLQRIYDLYNVMGYIPTKMKIEDFVQDRFGELSDTEKAYLEAKKEIKVCSDPNWMPFEKIENGKLKGLSVDYLNLIEPITGIPFTLVPTASWEESLRYAKERKCDIFSLAMSTPENERYMIYTRPYLSTPIVIATTNDKFFIAKAEDILDKKIGVVKGYSLVALLKTDYPTIQLVEVKNIKEGLEKVARGELYGFVDSLMTVGYMIQKEYPNMLKIAGKMNQSWDMGFAARNDEPELAQILEKVLSTLDENTQQSITTKWVNIRYENGFDYALFWQLAFIVLLLFILLMYRYRVMQRYNTKIKKHIEVIDQYVLFISANNEGIITNVSEALCQLSGYTKEELMGESETILNHPDVSTKLFETALKAALKAQTWEGELKSIKKNGVIYWVHARISPIVAKDGTIQGYNSFRVDITDKKRIEEISQTDQLTQIYNRLSLDQHYQKELLRASRSPTNLFSLILIDIDYFKDINDSYGHTMGDTILVELAQLIKLHIRSIDIFGRWGGEEFLIICPNTAQKEASRLAEKLRLIIEEHSFGTRIFQTCSFGVSQYQENDTKDSMFIRADKALYAAKTTGRNRVMTI; this is encoded by the coding sequence ATGCGTATGAAACCTCAAGTTCGTTTTATCATTTTTTGTGTCAAATGTATGGTAGGGATTTCTCTTCTATCGACGTATGCTTCTGCCTTTAATGGTGAGCCTACGAAAGTGACATTGCAACTCTCTTGGTTTCATCAATTCCAATTTGCGGGCTACTATATCGCAAAAGAAAAAGGGTACTACAAAGAGGCGGGGCTTGATGTTGAGATTCTACCTTTTCAATTTGGGGCAAACAGCGTTCATGACGTTGTAGCACAGAAAACGGATTTTGCCATTGGAAGAGAGACCTTGATTGTAGAGCGAGCGCTCAATCAAAAGATTGTCGCCCTTTATGCTCTGTTTCAAACTTCGCCTTTGATTTTTATCACCAAAGAATCTTCTGCCATTAACTCTTTACACCATTTTGCGGGCAAACGCCTCATGGCAACATTGAACGACTCTTCTGAAGTCTCTTTAAAAGCCATGCTCAACTCGTACCATCTGAAGCCTCAAGATTATGCCTTTATCGAACATAGCCACACGATTAACGATTTGATCGATGGAAAAGTCGATATTATGTCCGCGTATCTCTCAAAAGCGCCCTTTGATTTGAAAGAAAAAGGGATTTCGTACACGATTTTTCATCCCAAAGAGTATGGGTTTGATATGTACAGTGATTTTTTATACACCAACGAAGCGCTCATCAAGAAAAATCCAAAGCTCGTTGAAGCATTTAAGCAAGCCTCTCTCAAAGGATGGCAATACGCTTACGCTCATATTGAAGAGAGTGCCGAGCTTATCTTGGAAAAATACAACACTCAAAATCTCTCTAAAGAAGCGTTAATCTATGAAGGGGAAGAGCTTAAAAAACTCTCTTATTATAAAACTGAAACGCTCGGTAAAATGGATAAAAACAAGCTTCAGAGAATTTATGACCTCTACAATGTCATGGGGTATATTCCCACCAAAATGAAGATTGAGGATTTTGTGCAAGACCGTTTTGGTGAGCTAAGTGACACAGAAAAAGCCTATTTGGAAGCAAAGAAAGAGATAAAAGTCTGTTCAGATCCCAATTGGATGCCCTTTGAAAAAATTGAAAATGGCAAACTTAAGGGTCTGAGTGTGGATTATCTCAATCTTATAGAGCCTATCACGGGCATACCCTTTACCCTTGTTCCAACCGCTAGCTGGGAAGAGTCTTTACGGTATGCCAAAGAGCGCAAATGCGACATTTTTTCACTCGCCATGAGCACTCCTGAAAATGAGCGCTATATGATCTATACCCGACCGTATCTCTCAACGCCGATCGTTATAGCAACCACCAATGATAAATTTTTTATTGCTAAAGCGGAAGATATTCTGGATAAAAAAATAGGTGTGGTAAAGGGTTATTCGCTCGTAGCATTATTAAAGACGGACTACCCCACAATCCAGCTCGTTGAAGTCAAAAACATCAAAGAAGGTCTTGAAAAAGTAGCCAGAGGCGAGCTGTACGGTTTTGTTGATAGCTTGATGACGGTGGGCTATATGATCCAAAAAGAGTACCCCAATATGCTAAAAATTGCGGGGAAAATGAACCAATCATGGGATATGGGCTTTGCTGCACGCAATGATGAGCCTGAGCTTGCACAGATTTTGGAAAAAGTACTGAGTACCCTTGATGAAAATACCCAACAGTCCATTACAACCAAATGGGTTAACATTCGCTATGAAAATGGATTTGACTATGCTCTTTTTTGGCAATTGGCTTTTATTGTACTCCTACTTTTTATACTGCTCATGTATCGCTACCGAGTCATGCAACGCTACAACACCAAAATCAAAAAACACATCGAAGTGATCGATCAGTACGTGCTTTTCATCAGTGCCAATAACGAAGGTATCATTACCAATGTCAGTGAAGCGCTGTGTCAATTAAGTGGCTACACCAAAGAGGAGTTGATGGGAGAATCGGAAACGATTTTAAACCATCCTGATGTTTCGACAAAACTGTTTGAAACGGCTTTAAAAGCAGCTCTCAAAGCTCAAACATGGGAAGGTGAGCTTAAAAGCATCAAAAAAAATGGCGTGATTTATTGGGTTCATGCGCGTATTTCACCTATCGTTGCCAAAGATGGAACGATTCAAGGCTATAACAGTTTTAGAGTAGACATTACCGACAAAAAGCGTATCGAAGAGATTTCGCAAACCGACCAATTGACTCAAATTTACAACCGACTCTCGTTGGATCAACACTATCAAAAAGAGCTTTTACGCGCTTCTCGTTCTCCCACCAATCTCTTTTCGCTGATCCTAATCGACATTGACTATTTCAAAGACATTAACGACTCTTACGGTCATACTATGGGCGATACCATTTTGGTGGAGCTGGCACAATTGATCAAACTGCATATTAGATCCATCGATATTTTTGGACGTTGGGGAGGCGAAGAGTTCTTGATTATCTGTCCGAACACCGCGCAAAAAGAGGCGTCTCGTTTGGCAGAAAAACTGCGCCTTATCATCGAAGAGCACTCTTTTGGAACGCGTATTTTTCAAACATGCAGCTTTGGTGTTAGCCAGTATCAAGAGAATGACACCAAAGACAGCATGTTTATCCGTGCAGATAAAGCACTTTATGCCGCTAAAACGACAGGAAGAAACAGGGTTATGACTATTTAA
- a CDS encoding type II toxin-antitoxin system HipA family toxin, translating to MQKVSINIFDQHVADMYQNDDRIFLEQVNDMCHKVSPLRLSPTIKEIDTTTLVHLEKVAGFISDSLPGNFGNEILKNFFLQNHRSNPTVSDKLLFIGNRGLGALTFEPSVIKEDYTEHTLSLKSMFEQAREIQRGGHYHALQDVFLVSAHSFVGGARSKAVCAINLDTKTVFLGDRTKPLEDGLTHVIIKYDDSDKKKSVYSKVEYIYYCLAKQCGLTMTDSYLLEADGKHHFITKRFDIEPNAKRYHVHSLAGLLHLDYNIPRAIGYEDLLRTAVQLGAHNSLKQLFLQMVFNYMFVNQDDHSRNFSFMCDKDFKWRATPAYDLTFAKGGGQTVEHQLSLYGKPLSEIGLDEIAALGTEFSIDMEFVALSLETMKKTRDIELPKLLKEYNVDTPKQEQILDAVNKRTFMGAL from the coding sequence ATGCAAAAAGTATCCATTAATATTTTTGACCAACATGTGGCTGATATGTATCAAAATGATGATCGCATATTTTTAGAACAGGTTAATGATATGTGCCATAAAGTAAGCCCTCTACGATTATCTCCGACCATCAAAGAGATTGATACAACAACATTGGTACATCTGGAAAAAGTGGCCGGCTTTATCAGTGATTCATTACCTGGTAACTTTGGAAATGAAATTCTAAAGAATTTTTTCCTCCAAAATCATCGCTCAAATCCTACGGTGAGTGATAAGCTACTTTTTATAGGCAATCGTGGGCTTGGTGCACTTACATTTGAACCATCCGTTATAAAAGAAGACTACACAGAACATACGCTCTCGCTTAAGAGTATGTTTGAACAAGCACGGGAAATTCAACGTGGTGGACATTATCACGCTCTGCAAGATGTCTTTTTGGTAAGTGCACACTCTTTTGTGGGAGGAGCAAGAAGCAAAGCTGTTTGCGCGATAAATCTTGATACAAAAACTGTATTCTTAGGTGATCGTACAAAACCACTAGAAGACGGCTTAACGCATGTCATTATTAAATACGATGATTCTGACAAGAAAAAGTCAGTTTATTCAAAAGTTGAATATATCTATTACTGCCTGGCAAAGCAATGTGGGCTTACTATGACAGATAGTTATCTCTTGGAAGCGGATGGAAAGCATCATTTTATAACAAAGCGATTTGATATTGAGCCAAATGCAAAAAGATACCATGTTCATTCGCTTGCCGGGCTCTTGCACTTAGATTATAATATCCCACGTGCAATAGGATATGAGGATCTCTTGAGAACGGCTGTTCAATTAGGTGCTCATAATAGTTTAAAGCAACTCTTTCTGCAAATGGTGTTCAATTATATGTTCGTTAACCAAGATGATCATAGTCGAAATTTCTCGTTTATGTGTGACAAAGATTTTAAATGGCGAGCAACTCCAGCGTATGATCTTACTTTTGCGAAAGGTGGTGGACAAACAGTAGAGCATCAATTATCCCTTTACGGTAAACCACTATCTGAAATTGGCCTGGATGAAATCGCAGCTTTAGGAACGGAATTTTCTATTGATATGGAATTTGTTGCTTTATCTTTGGAAACGATGAAAAAAACGCGAGACATTGAATTACCAAAGCTTTTAAAAGAGTACAACGTAGATACTCCAAAACAAGAACAGATTTTAGATGCCGTAAACAAAAGAACATTCATGGGAGCATTATAA
- the ilvD gene encoding dihydroxy-acid dehydratase, which translates to MRSDQVKKGYNRAPHRSLFRATGLKDEDFNKPFIGVANSYIDIIPGHFFLHEYGQIIKDEIRKNGCVPFEFNTIGVDDGIAMGHDGMLYSLPSRELIANSIETMMNAHMLDAMICIPNCDKIVPGMIMGALRVNVPTVFVSGGPMKKGYTKEGTPIDLTTAFEAVGKFEKGDINEAELNDIECNACPSGGSCSGMFTANSMNTLMEAMGIALPGNGTIPALTPEREVLLRAAAKRICEIAIDDRFKLRNILNEKAVRNAFAVDMAMGGSSNTVLHMLAIAKEAGVNFAIKDINEISKNVSHIAKIAPSLSTVHMEDINRAGGVSAVMKEVSRRDNGILHLDNLTVTGETIGARIANAEIKDTTIIHTLENPYSKVGGLAILFGNLAEEGCVIKTAGIVGGRQFIGKAVCFDSQQEALAGIMGGKVNKGDVVVIRYEGPRGGPGMQEMLAPTSLIMGMGLGADVALITDGRFSGATRGLSIGHVSPEAAEGGLIGLVQDGDTIQIDVDAYTIEALIDEAELARRKAAFKPKVKTIQGSWLKQYRQLVTNASSGAVLKTDE; encoded by the coding sequence ATGCGTAGTGATCAAGTCAAAAAAGGGTACAACAGAGCACCACACCGAAGTTTGTTTCGAGCAACAGGTTTAAAAGATGAAGATTTTAACAAACCATTCATTGGAGTCGCAAACTCATATATTGATATTATTCCTGGTCACTTTTTCTTACACGAATACGGACAAATCATTAAAGATGAGATTCGCAAGAACGGCTGTGTGCCATTTGAGTTCAACACCATTGGTGTCGATGATGGCATTGCGATGGGGCATGATGGTATGCTCTACTCTCTTCCAAGTCGTGAATTGATTGCTAATTCCATTGAAACAATGATGAACGCGCATATGTTGGACGCGATGATTTGTATTCCTAACTGCGACAAGATTGTTCCTGGTATGATCATGGGAGCACTTCGTGTCAATGTCCCAACGGTCTTTGTGAGCGGTGGACCGATGAAAAAGGGGTATACCAAAGAGGGAACACCGATTGACTTAACCACGGCTTTTGAAGCGGTGGGGAAATTTGAAAAAGGCGACATTAACGAGGCCGAACTCAATGACATTGAGTGTAATGCCTGTCCAAGTGGTGGTTCATGTTCTGGTATGTTTACCGCCAATAGTATGAATACATTGATGGAAGCAATGGGAATTGCCCTTCCTGGTAATGGCACGATTCCAGCATTAACGCCTGAACGTGAAGTGCTTTTACGCGCTGCTGCGAAGCGCATCTGTGAGATTGCCATCGATGATCGCTTTAAACTTCGTAATATTCTCAATGAAAAAGCGGTACGCAATGCCTTTGCTGTTGATATGGCGATGGGTGGAAGTTCTAACACTGTTTTACATATGTTAGCGATTGCCAAAGAAGCAGGTGTTAACTTTGCGATCAAAGATATTAATGAGATCAGTAAAAACGTTTCACATATCGCCAAAATTGCCCCTTCACTTTCAACGGTTCACATGGAAGACATTAACCGAGCTGGAGGCGTGAGTGCGGTGATGAAAGAGGTCAGTCGTCGTGATAACGGCATTTTACATTTAGATAATTTAACCGTGACAGGTGAAACGATTGGTGCACGCATTGCCAATGCTGAGATCAAAGATACGACGATTATTCACACGCTTGAAAATCCTTATTCAAAAGTGGGCGGGCTTGCGATCTTGTTTGGTAATTTAGCAGAAGAAGGGTGTGTTATTAAAACGGCTGGTATTGTAGGGGGTCGTCAGTTCATCGGTAAAGCGGTCTGTTTTGACTCACAACAAGAAGCGCTTGCGGGCATTATGGGTGGAAAAGTCAACAAAGGAGATGTTGTTGTTATTCGCTATGAAGGCCCAAGGGGTGGCCCTGGTATGCAAGAGATGCTTGCTCCTACGAGTTTAATCATGGGTATGGGACTCGGTGCTGATGTGGCACTGATCACCGATGGGCGCTTCTCTGGAGCAACCAGAGGGCTTAGCATTGGTCATGTAAGCCCAGAGGCGGCTGAGGGTGGACTTATCGGTCTTGTGCAAGATGGCGATACCATACAGATCGATGTGGATGCCTATACGATTGAGGCGTTGATTGATGAAGCAGAATTGGCGCGTCGCAAAGCGGCCTTTAAACCCAAAGTAAAAACGATTCAAGGAAGTTGGTTGAAACAGTACCGTCAACTGGTCACCAATGCAAGCAGTGGCGCTGTTTTAAAGACTGATGAATAA
- a CDS encoding NAD(P)/FAD-dependent oxidoreductase — MEKNRLNSHYDVIIVGSGPAGLGAAFKLAENSQHSILLVEKKKISSGGLRNDCKQNYTYPVGFPCEHWSKEEAEELLKEVASHLNPTIETKINIEKYAARAKKIGVEILSIDQAHVGTDKSSELIGNLIDALKVLHVNVALKTEVHSIHAKKKTILLEDDTRISFNHLILAPGRADYDWLQEQMDTLGVTYSDNIVDIGVRIETKEENYPIVRDYYDPKILFPGKVRTFCTNSGCAHIVREKYKGYYSINGHSLSRENERNNLVNFAMLKTIRLTEPVVSGQQFGKILGEMVMQLSGGSVIMQRVGDFRMGARSKAETFNNDLYDFEPTLKSAVAGDLSLCMPAKILRDIWKSLKMLDTIIPGVLHPSTIIYYPEIKTYSNKPAFINKHFCVKEGYYIIGDGAGTSRGITAAWASGIRAAHGILKENV; from the coding sequence ATGGAAAAAAACAGACTCAACTCACATTACGATGTCATCATCGTAGGCTCAGGACCTGCAGGTCTAGGTGCAGCATTTAAGCTTGCTGAAAATTCTCAACACTCCATTTTACTCGTTGAAAAAAAGAAGATAAGCTCAGGCGGCTTGCGCAACGACTGCAAGCAAAACTACACGTATCCCGTGGGTTTTCCGTGTGAGCATTGGAGCAAAGAAGAGGCGGAGGAGTTGCTCAAAGAGGTCGCTTCTCATCTGAACCCTACAATTGAAACAAAAATTAACATTGAAAAATACGCGGCACGTGCGAAAAAAATTGGGGTTGAAATCCTCAGTATCGACCAAGCACATGTCGGAACTGACAAATCCTCAGAGCTGATTGGGAACTTGATTGATGCGCTCAAAGTCTTACATGTAAACGTCGCGCTTAAAACAGAAGTGCACAGCATTCACGCCAAGAAGAAAACCATCTTGCTTGAAGATGACACCCGCATCTCCTTTAATCACCTCATTTTAGCCCCAGGCCGTGCCGATTATGATTGGTTGCAAGAGCAGATGGACACGCTGGGTGTAACCTACAGCGACAATATCGTGGACATTGGTGTGAGGATCGAAACGAAAGAGGAAAATTACCCCATTGTGCGGGATTATTATGACCCTAAGATTCTCTTTCCAGGAAAAGTACGCACCTTTTGTACCAACTCAGGGTGTGCGCATATCGTGCGTGAAAAATACAAAGGCTACTACTCCATCAATGGTCATTCGCTCTCACGTGAAAACGAACGCAACAATTTAGTCAATTTTGCGATGCTCAAAACCATTCGCCTCACCGAACCCGTCGTCAGCGGTCAGCAATTTGGAAAGATTTTGGGCGAGATGGTGATGCAACTCAGCGGTGGCTCTGTCATCATGCAGCGCGTGGGGGATTTTCGCATGGGAGCACGCTCTAAGGCGGAGACGTTTAACAACGATTTGTACGACTTTGAACCCACCTTAAAAAGTGCGGTTGCAGGGGATTTGTCTTTGTGCATGCCCGCAAAGATCTTACGAGACATTTGGAAATCACTCAAGATGCTTGACACGATCATCCCAGGCGTCCTTCACCCCTCAACCATCATTTACTACCCCGAAATTAAAACCTACTCGAATAAACCAGCGTTTATTAATAAACACTTTTGCGTCAAAGAAGGCTACTACATCATCGGAGACGGCGCAGGAACCAGCAGAGGCATCACCGCCGCATGGGCTTCAGGCATTCGCGCCGCACACGGTATTTTAAAGGAGAACGTATGA
- a CDS encoding FmdE family protein translates to MWRHAIQVLLGCSMGKGNLIYKDTGKQAFSFFDRKNGKKGRIVFKRPLNPNFERQQLQEHILSAPLDELFDLKEPSFELPEEARIFTSVICEKCGESAPEHKMRLEEGKTVCIECAKAYSRGW, encoded by the coding sequence TTGTGGCGTCATGCCATTCAAGTGCTTCTTGGTTGCAGTATGGGAAAAGGCAATCTTATCTACAAAGATACGGGCAAACAGGCTTTCAGTTTTTTTGATCGTAAAAATGGTAAAAAAGGGCGCATTGTGTTTAAGCGTCCGCTCAATCCCAATTTCGAACGCCAGCAACTCCAAGAGCATATCTTGAGTGCACCACTGGATGAACTTTTTGATCTTAAAGAGCCCTCTTTTGAACTTCCAGAAGAAGCACGGATTTTTACGTCTGTTATCTGTGAGAAATGCGGTGAGAGTGCCCCTGAGCACAAAATGCGATTAGAAGAGGGCAAAACTGTCTGCATTGAGTGTGCAAAGGCGTATTCACGCGGCTGGTAA